One Tripterygium wilfordii isolate XIE 37 chromosome 10, ASM1340144v1, whole genome shotgun sequence DNA segment encodes these proteins:
- the LOC120008113 gene encoding LYR motif-containing protein 4: protein MASIAIPTRSETLGLYRALLRTARQFRDYNIREYTKRRTIDAFRNNQNLTDSSSVSAAYSDGKAQLEVAKRQAIVYSMYAPKVKSVMEIKQA from the coding sequence ATGGCGTCGATCGCAATCCCAACCAGAAGCGAAACCCTAGGTCTTTATCGTGCTCTGCTACGCACAGCGCGACAGTTCCGCGACTATAACATCAGAGAGTACACCAAGCGGCGTACCATCGACGCCTTCCGCAACAACCAGAATCTGACGGACAGTTCTTCTGTCTCCGCTGCATACTCCGACGGAAAGGCCCAGCTCGAGGTAGCTAAACGACAGGCGATCGTTTACTCCATGTACGCCCCCAAAGTGAAAAGCGTCATGGAGATTAAACAGGCTTGA